Genomic segment of Schistocerca piceifrons isolate TAMUIC-IGC-003096 chromosome 1, iqSchPice1.1, whole genome shotgun sequence:
ATCTACTGGTCCACTACCTGCTAAATCAGAGGAACATCTCATTTCCAGCGTCTTTTCGCGCAGGTAATACTCTCAAATTTGCTACCAGGCTATCTATGTTGCGGCAACTGGCGGGCGTCCTAATCAGCTCTGTAGTGAGGCAACGAGTGATTTGCATACGTGGGGTACTAGCCAGTTTGACAGTAGAGACTTGGGCTGATATCGGAGTGAGAGATACTCTCCAGCCCGGAATGTCGCCAGGTGGACACAGTCGACCGGCTTCACAGTATCACCGCTCACCACCTGTGACAGATGAGCTGCAGCGGCAAGCTAGAGCGACGTTGGCCACAAAGTAGGGTGGTCGGGGGCTTCATCACTACGAGTGGACATCGGTTTTTCGCCGCGGCAACCTGTGAGCTAGTCCACTGGCTACAGAGCAAGGGCCGCGGCAGCAGGCACGGTCAGGAGTGCAGCGGTCACGGAGACGGCGATGGCGGCGGCTGTGTTGTTGCCTCCGGGGCTGAGCGGCTTGGCCGCCCTCGGCGACACGGTGACGGCGGGCGTGGTCGACACTGTACGGTGAGTGGTGGAGGGCGGTGCGGAGGCTGCACCGGGAGTGGCGGCGGCGGCTGGGAGCGCGACCTGGCAGGCGGCCTGCTTCTCGCTCGGGCTGCGGCAGCTGGCGAGGACGCGCATCGGCACCGGCTGGCCGCACAGACTCTCGTCGCACCGGTTGTTGTCGAGCAGCGCGGCGGCCGCGGGCAGGCGGAGCACGGCGTCGAGCGCGGGGTCGCAGGCGCACTGGAACGTGTTGTTCGTCACGTCCAAAGCGACAGCGGACTGCAGAAGCTGCTGACCCACTTCCAGCAAGGACGAGTTCTTCCAGACGTTGTTGACGAACCTGAAGGTGGCGCCGGACGGCACGGCGAGCTTGATTGCGCCCCCCGACAGCAGCTGGCTGTCCGAGACGGATACGGCGCCAGCGGCGTCCAACTGCAGACCGTCGTCTCCCTTTGTCGTCAGTCTAGACTCGTGCATTGTGAAGTTCGTCACGCCTTTCACAACGATGCCGGATGTCATAACGCTCAGCAACTGTAGAACACGAGTAAGTGGCGTACAGGGAATGTGTGCACAATACAGCCGCTAGAGGAAAGTAGCTAGCTTTCCAGCCACAAACTAATTTCaaaagtagtacatgtttataaatagtaacacgaattctttacaggcgaatggaaaaactgcgtggtgtcacaaggcttaggccagTCTCACCCCTCATTcaatcgaccaagacttatacgaataattgtaagaacagttattattattatgttctttaagtttgtttttgggttttcagaaatactgtgggaagaaagtttatttatgttgcagataacgtggaatacgttgcccaacgatcaccacgaaagttcgacgtagcggcaagtgggcaaggaatagaacgaagccatggaagagcctgggccgcgagggcgtcgagcttcctaggtcgttgttggacaacgtcaaaggaagagagtcttgaaaggttcatgtaaaacgtataagCGGGTCACACATTAGGTgagacccgatgcctgtaatacttccacagttattaaaaagttgttaaacggcaaaaccaatagttcatcatttatatagataaaaatggttcaaatggctctgagcactatgggactcaactgctgaggtcattagtcccctagaacttagaactagttaaacctaactaacctaaggacatcacacacatccatgcccgaggcaggattcgaacctgccaccgtagcggtatcgcggttccagactgcagcgccagaaccgcgcggccacttcggccggcctatagataaaaagtagtagagatataggaaaggaagagttgcggcgtcagaacgaaaagtgatccatcgctcagcaacgaagaaggacgtaaacagcgggcgttacgtggtgaaaacaaatcaactgataaaatagtaagtctgtaattaagcataaagccacgtaacactgcaactggtagaagccgacctcggggaagatcagtttggattccgtagaaatgttggaacacgtgaggcaatactgacgctaccaCTTaccttaaaaaatagattaaggaaaggcaaacctacgtttctggcatttgtcgacttagagaaagcttttgacaatgttgactggaatactctctttcaaattctgaaggtggcaggggtaaaatacacggagcgaaaggctatttacaatttgtacagaaacaggatggcagttacaagagtcgaggggcatgaaagcgaagcagtggttgggaagggagtgagacagggttgtagcctatccccgatgttattcaatctgtatattgagcaagcagtaaaggaaacaaaggaataggtataaaaatccatggacaagaaataaaagctttgaggttcgccgatgacattgtaattctgtcagagacagcaaaggacctggaagagcagctgaacggaatggacagtgtcttgaaaggacgatataagatgaacatcaacaagagcaaaacgaggataatggaatgtagtcgaattaagtcgggtgattctgcgggaattggattaggaaatgagacgcttgaagtagtaaaggagttttgctatttggggagcaaaataactgatgatgatcgaagtagagaggatataaaatgtagactggcaatggcaaggaaagcgtttctgaagaagcgaaatttgctaacataaagtatagatttaagtgtcaggaagtcttttctgaaagtatttgtatgaagtgtggccatgtatggaagtgaaacgtggacgataaatagtttagacaagaagagaatagaagctttcgaaatatggtgctacagaagaatgctgaggattaggtgggtagatcacataactaatcaagaggtattgagcagaattggaaagaagagaaatttgtggcacaacttgactagaagaaggaatcggttggtagggcatattctgaggcatcaagggataaccaatttagcattggagggcagcgtggagggtaaaaatcgtagagggacaccaagagatgaatacactaaacagattcagaaggatgtaggttgcagtaggtactgggagatgaagaagtttgcacaggatagagtagcatggagagctgcatcaaaccagtctctggactgaagataacaacaacaacaacaacaacatgtttataaGGCCAAATGAAGTTATTCTATACCCCCTGATGTGCCACAACAAGTCTAATTAATAGCTGAAACGTGAAATTTGGGCCGAAAACGGAAGTACCCCACATCAAAGGGCTAAAACCGAGTAAAATGAATGGAAGTGTCTTTGTTCTACCAGGTGGTTGCAACTAAAGTGTAGCTGCGGAGagacgtccagtgtgggctgtaattatcgtatcacatgaaacttggtagatattctaatgcattaatgcggaaccgatttacagtggaaaaaaattagttccaatttgggccaccaggtgcaaatatggctctgtgaatgcaagaaagacgtacagaaatgtttccatatgaaaTGTTCcaatgaagtgattaaaacacTGCGGAATGAAACAAGTCTTGACAAAGACCTCTACTGAATGTAGTCATTCGGTTTACTgctgttaaaatatttattgtgattGCTGTTCCAACATTTTGTCAATTTCAAGGGCTATGGAATTTTAATGCCTATTCTGCAATCGCTCATGTGAGCAACTTAGAGGATGGATTATAAAAAGCACGTTGTCAACCCGACTTATTCATTCGGtgtgcattctggatgaagtttttatttttatgtaagccGAATGGCATTTTAGTGCTCATCACATGGCTAGTGCTCAAATGATCTGTGGATGCACGAGTATACTTATACTACATTACGTATTTGCATTGAGATTGCTGGGAAATTACGTTCCTGCACGTCACGACTTACGCTGTACAGTGGGCTTCACAATACCTCTCTACTTGTAAATTACAAAATGTCGAGAGCACAATCGCAATAAATATTTTTCATAGTCATGAGTGGAATTCCTGCATTCACTAACGACCTAGTCCTCATCAAAATTCTAAACATCTCGATCATGGGATCACTGTGACTTTTGATACTGGACCACTATAGTACTAATACAGAGAAAAAGACGTAGCATATTCAGATTTTGCCTTTGGCATGTATGCATATTATTACACTCCACTGTGTCTTAATCACTTAATTGAAACGCGACGTCTTCATTTCGATGACGAGTGAAGGAAGAACATACGACAACACAGCAACTTCCGCTTTGGGAAATGTGATTCCGTAACTGCTGCGTGTGTTTATATATAttgtttcaaacaaatttttaCGTTTTTATCAACTATTACCTCATTTACGTCTCTTGTGAATCTGATGGTTATGATTGTTACACCGTACTACTTAGTTATTTGTGCTGTTGCAGTATTCAGATTCGCTAACCTTCAGACATCGATTGTACACAAACGTAAAGTTTTACAGATAAATATCCTTAACTGGTAGTACAGCAAACACATCTCCATATTTTAAAACCACTTTTATgttatatcgagcggatgaacgggtacggatatggagacaacctcatgaattcatggaccctccaagtcagcaggggactgttcaagctggtgaaggctctggaATGGTATTGGGCGCGTTCAgtaggagtgatacgggacccctgatacgtttagatactactatgacaggtgacacgtacacaagcatcctgtctgatcacctgcatccattcatgtcccttgtgcattccgacggacttgggcaattccagcaggacattgcgacaccccacacgtcaagaattgctacagagtggctacaggaacactcttgtgagtttaaacatttccgctgaccaCCTATCTCCCGAGAAGTGAactttattgagcgtatctgggataccttgcaatgtgttgttcagaagagatttccaccccctcgttctcttaaggatttatggacagttctgcaggattcatggtgtcagttccccccagcactactttagacattagtcgagtcgttgtcacgtcgtgttgcggcaggtctgggtgctcgcggggtcctgcacgatattaggcaggtgtaccagtttctttggctcttcagtgtatattcaattATACGCCGCGTGTGTATAGAGTCCGAGCACCAGTATAGCAAAAAGTTCTGTAGTTCTGTCAAGCGATAATAATGCTTTCAAATTTACTAactagcactaccaacagacaaaTATGGACTGCTCCTCACCCACTCGATGGAAACTACCACTCTTAACAAAGTCATTCCAGTACAGTGAGTCGTCTGGTGGCCGAGTTATTGACTATGGACAATCAACCCGTGTGACTACCATACCCGGTCTCCCCTATTCGGTTTGAAGAATGAACGTCCTGGTGCTTTGAGTGTAAATTTAAGATATTACGTTGCTAAAATGCGAGTGTACTTAAGTGACTAAAATCGATGGTCAATGCCTGAAATTCCTGCGCTTCTGGACAACAACGTGCACACAAGTGGAAGCCGGGGTTAAGAAATGAAGCTGGCTCGGAAACGAATATCTGTCAAAATGAATATCACAACTAACAATATGTAACCAGTTATTTATGAAAATGGAATCTGTTGAATGTCTAACGGTATACAATTGCCTTTTGCTCAAAATTCAACTGTGACAAGCCAACCACAGAGCGTAACTGCACAATGAGTATTGGTCTACAAGTAATTGAGCTGTGTAGCAATAGGGAAACTTCAAGTCATTCTGGAGAATAACAATATGTCAGTAAACCTGTGAACAAAAGAGTGAGGGACTTGTGGCCTACCACTAATGGATTATGGAAAAGAATCTTTGAGTCTGGAAAAGGTTCATGGCGTGTAGAAAGAACAATCGGGAGATATTTGCAGAATTAGGAAGGACGCTAGCAGAAGACAACTATGGGCAACTCATAGTTTCGAGAGAGCTACTAGACTAAAACTACTTCGTCCGGACTTCACGGCGACGCAAGATTCAAACAGATGTTGACATAACTTGGTCCATAGATCTTCGGGCTGCAAAATAAGTGCCAAGAGGTCGTAGAATAAATGGCTAGATGATATAAAGACTTTTGTTGGAACTCAGGGATGCTTGATAGCATGGAatcgagtgaaacagaaagaaTGAAGGTGTCTTTACTTAACAATAGATGCATAAAGAGTACGAAATAAGTACGagtagaagaggaaaaagaaagacGACACTCGTATTTTGATACACGTTAGGCGACAGTGCTCCAAAGGGCAGGTATCGCTTAAACAACGCCCAAATTGCAAGTGTTTTTGACGTTTGTCTCATAATGTAAAGAGTCACAGTAATAAAAAAAGATTAATCTCGTTGTTTTTCTACTTGGCTACTTACTTCACTTCTCAGGATAGTGAGCTCCGAGTTGCCGACCATCTGGAGTtcgacagcaccctctagtactgCGTTGAAGCGTACGTCTCTGAATGTGACGTTCTGGATTTTGCTGAGGCCGGCGAAAGCCCCACTGCGAACAACGCTGATACGAACACCATCGAGGAGCACCGTCTCCAGAGCGGCACCCTGGAAGGTGGGGCCCTGGAGCTCCACCTCCGAGATGTTCACGAGCGCAAGATGGCGCAGCAGGGGCGACGCCTTCTCCTGGAACGTGGTTCTGGCGGTGTGCGCGACCCGCAGCGTGTGCAGATTCTGCAGCGGCGGGAAGGCGAACGTCACCGACGGGCAGCTGCTCACCTGCAGAACTTCGGCCGCACCGCTGCCTTCCATGAAGGGAGCCGTCAGGTCCAGCGCCTGAAATTCGTAGAACGCATTTGACAATGGCTGATTTTTCTCTCAAGTATTCTCCGGGAGACTAGAGCCAAACATTACGAAGGAACAGTTGTGTAAATGTGTACCTCAGCCAGTGAGCGCTTTGGAATACCAGGAAGAACGAGGATAATTAGTAGGTTCAGCAAAGATAGCGTCTTGTTTACTCAGCAGCGTAGTATATTACGGAAGGCGCTCAAAATGGCGACCACGACAGGCAGTAGTTGCGCAACATCTTCGTAGAATATTCTGGTGCAGTCTGACAAGTAGGCCAGGCAGCGCACAACCTCATCAGAAATTGCAAGTATTTACGCGAGAAGTGTTTCTTGGTCGGTGGCTGGTGTCACGTACACGTGGCTTTTAATATGTCCCCATAAGCCGTTTTACGATTACAGAAACAGTAAGTTATCTTTTCTGTACTCACGGCATGTTTGCATTGATTGTCGTTTTTGTAGCTGACATT
This window contains:
- the LOC124793757 gene encoding uncharacterized protein LOC124793757, translated to MLTANPLVLLLLPLLLAASCFAQDQTAQLPQGRITLGDGTCSLQAATITCVCRPGQEALDLTAPFMEGSGAAEVLQVSSCPSVTFAFPPLQNLHTLRVAHTARTTFQEKASPLLRHLALVNISEVELQGPTFQGAALETVLLDGVRISVVRSGAFAGLSKIQNVTFRDVRFNAVLEGAVELQMVGNSELTILRSELLSVMTSGIVVKGVTNFTMHESRLTTKGDDGLQLDAAGAVSVSDSQLLSGGAIKLAVPSGATFRFVNNVWKNSSLLEVGQQLLQSAVALDVTNNTFQCACDPALDAVLRLPAAAALLDNNRCDESLCGQPVPMRVLASCRSPSEKQAACQVALPAAAATPGAASAPPSTTHRTVSTTPAVTVSPRAAKPLSPGGNNTAAAIAVSVTAALLTVPAAAALAL